Proteins encoded by one window of Terriglobales bacterium:
- a CDS encoding HD-GYP domain-containing protein, with translation MGSDTVNHVSAMPQFPPARPANSRKTIRSFGFQHLEEVNRELWLVLSLFILAGLMNFLLDAHRMVLGLYSLPTLFSAYIYGRRHATLTSVASVALVSLLTYFNPVLFAQQEQALPVSGKWFDITVWGGILLITAYTMGTLYEKKEQHVRELKRTYHGILIILSQFISKDKYTQNHSYRVSVYAAKLAAQLGLSSDRIEDVRAAALLHDLGKLEVSRDILHKAARLTEHESSEMKRHVDLGVGMLEPVGGSLSRLIPIILAHHDKYDGTGYHPSQGNEIPMESRILTVADVYDSLTSDRPYRKAMSPYDAKEVIQKGSGKDFDPKVVDAFVIAFRNGQMEVPEVIV, from the coding sequence GTGGGGTCAGATACTGTTAACCATGTTTCAGCCATGCCGCAGTTTCCGCCGGCGCGGCCAGCGAATTCCCGTAAAACCATTAGGAGCTTCGGTTTTCAACATCTCGAAGAGGTGAACCGCGAGCTGTGGTTAGTTTTGTCGTTGTTCATTCTGGCGGGATTGATGAATTTTCTGCTGGATGCGCACCGCATGGTGTTGGGCCTGTATTCGCTGCCGACCCTGTTCTCCGCGTACATTTACGGCCGCCGGCATGCCACGTTGACTTCGGTCGCCAGCGTAGCCTTGGTCTCGCTTCTCACCTACTTCAATCCGGTCTTATTTGCGCAACAAGAACAAGCTCTTCCGGTCAGCGGTAAATGGTTTGATATTACGGTGTGGGGCGGAATCCTGCTGATCACTGCTTACACCATGGGCACGCTGTACGAGAAGAAAGAGCAGCATGTTCGCGAACTTAAGCGTACCTATCACGGCATTCTTATCATCCTGAGCCAATTCATATCCAAGGACAAATACACCCAAAACCACTCTTATCGAGTCTCGGTGTATGCGGCGAAGCTGGCGGCCCAACTGGGTTTGAGTTCAGACCGCATTGAGGATGTTCGTGCGGCGGCGCTGCTGCATGATCTGGGCAAGCTCGAGGTCAGTCGCGACATTTTGCACAAAGCGGCAAGGCTGACAGAGCACGAATCCTCGGAGATGAAGAGGCATGTTGACCTTGGGGTCGGCATGCTCGAACCGGTGGGTGGTTCACTGTCACGACTGATCCCAATTATCCTGGCACATCATGATAAGTATGACGGGACGGGCTACCATCCTTCTCAGGGCAACGAGATCCCGATGGAATCACGCATTCTGACAGTCGCGGATGTGTACGATTCGCTCACCAGCGATCGTCCGTACCGCAAAGCGATGTCGCCCTACGACGCTAAAGAAGTCATACAGAAGGGATCAGGCAAGGATTTTGATCCCAAAGTAGTGGACGCATTTGTGATTGCCTTCAGAAATGGGCAGATGGAAGTGCCGGAAGTGATCGTTTAG
- a CDS encoding ABC transporter ATP-binding protein — translation MAAIIVAEDLRKTYHVGKVEVPALRGISFTVEKGEFVSVVGPSGSGKSTLFYLLGGLTRADSGRVLIDGADFACLSDGERTRMRKNKIGFVFQKFNLLPTLDALSNITIAQDIAGNHASPNDEYFRRIIELLGIAPRLHHRPSELSGGEQQRVALARALINHPAIVLADEPTGNLDSKNSEIVLNMLRHSKEALGQTVLMITHNPEAAAYGDRTIHMRDGQIVDGAAIATEPR, via the coding sequence ATGGCAGCGATCATCGTAGCTGAGGACCTGCGTAAGACTTACCACGTCGGCAAAGTGGAGGTGCCGGCGTTGCGCGGAATCTCGTTCACCGTGGAAAAGGGAGAATTTGTCAGCGTAGTAGGGCCTTCGGGGAGCGGTAAATCAACCCTCTTCTATTTGCTTGGAGGCTTGACGCGCGCCGATTCCGGTCGCGTGCTGATAGACGGTGCGGACTTCGCCTGCCTTTCCGACGGGGAGCGCACCCGCATGCGCAAAAACAAGATTGGTTTTGTGTTTCAGAAATTCAATCTCCTGCCTACGCTGGATGCGCTCTCCAACATAACTATCGCGCAGGACATAGCCGGCAATCACGCCAGCCCCAACGATGAATACTTTCGGCGCATTATTGAGTTGTTGGGAATCGCGCCACGCCTGCATCATAGGCCATCCGAGCTTTCTGGCGGTGAACAGCAACGTGTGGCTTTGGCGAGAGCGCTGATTAACCATCCCGCAATCGTGCTGGCCGATGAGCCTACGGGAAACCTGGATTCCAAGAACTCTGAAATCGTACTGAATATGTTGCGGCACTCCAAGGAAGCGCTCGGCCAAACCGTCCTGATGATCACCCACAATCCTGAAGCCGCCGCCTACGGCGACCGCACTATCCATATGCGGGACGGACAGATTGTGGACGGTGCGGCCATTGCCACGGAACCCCGGTGA
- a CDS encoding tryptophan 2,3-dioxygenase family protein: MEDLRTPILPGTAASDYERYLRTDELLSLQKQPEELLHKDEVTFQVVHQASELMLKGAAWELERALDHLEQGDFGNTGRLIRRANMEIDYPIQMLHVLETITPYDYHLIRAGLGHGSGLDSPGFLSLLHVGPRLGRAFYEQLERTGITLDALYRHHQKHFALHEVAESLLDFDERVQIFRFHHLKLAQRIIGGGVVGTMGTPVEVLHQRQEHVLYKELWDVRNQITARANESLQNEGKI; encoded by the coding sequence ATGGAAGACCTGCGAACTCCTATCCTGCCCGGCACCGCTGCCTCCGATTACGAGCGCTACCTGCGTACCGACGAACTCCTGAGCCTGCAGAAGCAGCCGGAAGAGCTGCTGCACAAGGATGAAGTCACATTCCAGGTTGTGCATCAGGCATCCGAGTTGATGCTGAAAGGCGCGGCATGGGAACTGGAACGTGCGCTCGATCACCTTGAACAGGGTGACTTCGGCAACACTGGCCGCCTGATTCGTCGCGCCAACATGGAAATTGATTATCCGATCCAGATGTTGCATGTGCTGGAGACCATCACCCCTTACGACTACCACCTGATCCGCGCTGGCTTAGGACACGGCAGCGGCCTGGACTCACCAGGTTTTTTGTCGTTGTTGCACGTGGGGCCACGTCTGGGGAGGGCGTTCTACGAGCAACTTGAGCGAACCGGGATCACCTTGGATGCCCTGTACCGGCATCACCAGAAACATTTTGCCCTTCATGAGGTTGCCGAGAGCCTGCTGGATTTTGACGAGCGGGTGCAGATCTTCCGCTTTCATCATTTGAAATTGGCGCAGCGCATCATCGGCGGGGGAGTCGTGGGGACGATGGGTACGCCGGTGGAGGTGCTCCATCAGCGGCAGGAACACGTCTTATACAAGGAACTCTGGGATGTGCGTAACCAGATCACAGCCAGAGCCAATGAAAGCCTGCAGAATGAAGGGAAAATCTGA
- a CDS encoding nitroreductase/quinone reductase family protein — MKHQIVHTLQKYFLNPPIKFALGIGLPLPGYALLETKGRKTGKPRRTPVGDGRIGNQFWLVAEHGVKAGYVRNIEHDPHVRLKVREGLRYRWHAGTANLLVDDDPCERQRWLARQKPSSAGNARAVRLFGTELLSIRVDLDH, encoded by the coding sequence ATGAAGCATCAGATTGTTCACACGCTTCAGAAATACTTTCTGAACCCGCCCATCAAGTTCGCACTCGGAATAGGTCTGCCGCTGCCCGGATATGCGCTGCTCGAAACGAAGGGGAGAAAGACGGGAAAGCCACGGCGCACGCCAGTGGGCGATGGTCGCATTGGAAACCAGTTCTGGCTAGTGGCAGAGCATGGCGTGAAGGCTGGATACGTCCGCAACATTGAGCACGATCCGCATGTGCGTCTGAAGGTGCGTGAGGGGTTAAGATACCGCTGGCACGCGGGGACTGCCAATCTGCTTGTTGATGATGATCCGTGTGAACGCCAACGTTGGCTGGCGCGTCAAAAGCCCTCAAGCGCCGGGAACGCGAGAGCGGTGCGGCTTTTCGGAACAGAACTCCTCAGCATTCGAGTTGATTTGGATCACTAA
- a CDS encoding cupin domain-containing protein → MTKMRDYTIGVAVALLVAGGFLLRAQSSPAGSAEESDRRVLSQKLPKMNGDNLTVHLVEVDYPVGIGSEPHSHPCPVIGYVVNGAIESQVKGSPGQTYEAGKAFYEPPNGIHQVSKDGSPSQTSRLLAIFICDRDVPLSGPPTPDAHMTK, encoded by the coding sequence ATGACGAAAATGCGGGATTACACGATCGGAGTGGCTGTGGCGTTGCTGGTAGCTGGCGGATTTCTTTTGCGCGCACAATCGTCGCCAGCGGGTTCAGCAGAAGAGTCGGACAGGAGGGTCCTTAGCCAGAAGTTGCCGAAGATGAATGGCGACAACCTAACCGTGCACTTGGTGGAAGTTGATTATCCCGTGGGCATCGGGTCCGAGCCTCACAGCCATCCCTGCCCGGTTATCGGCTACGTTGTCAACGGCGCCATCGAGTCACAGGTCAAAGGATCGCCTGGTCAGACCTACGAAGCCGGTAAGGCCTTCTACGAACCACCCAATGGGATCCATCAAGTCTCCAAGGATGGTAGCCCCAGTCAAACCTCGCGATTGCTGGCGATCTTTATATGTGATCGCGACGTTCCGCTGTCCGGTCCTCCAACCCCGGACGCACATATGACCAAATAG
- a CDS encoding PilZ domain-containing protein, protein MLESSQVSVRRRAQRANPRFLFSGRVMLFEAERTEVTAGRALGISLSGLAAVLPRDLSLGQTVELEFVFPLSSDALHLRAIVRNRIGDRYGFEFVSLSTDHRDAIERGCAGLAPL, encoded by the coding sequence ATGTTAGAGTCCTCTCAAGTTTCGGTTCGGCGGCGAGCACAGCGTGCAAATCCGCGTTTCTTATTTTCTGGCCGAGTGATGCTCTTTGAAGCCGAACGGACGGAAGTCACGGCTGGCCGGGCCCTCGGCATAAGCCTCTCAGGATTAGCGGCAGTGCTCCCACGGGACCTTTCCCTGGGTCAAACGGTCGAGTTAGAATTTGTATTCCCGCTTTCGTCAGACGCTTTGCACCTCCGCGCCATCGTGCGCAATCGCATTGGGGACCGCTATGGATTCGAATTTGTGTCCCTGAGCACCGATCACCGCGACGCTATCGAGCGAGGATGCGCCGGCCTGGCGCCTCTGTAA
- a CDS encoding DUF2203 domain-containing protein has translation MNNMSERTFTLEEAHDLLPILESLLRTAIQSKKDVTQIDKEFEEIAHRVFLAGGLMLPIVKLARRKAEREKSVQRIKDAVTEIHSTGVQVKDLDIGLLDFPCEVEGGTILLCWKLGEQKITHWHSTEEGYSGRKPLDDRILKLPPKRQH, from the coding sequence ATGAATAATATGTCCGAACGCACCTTTACCCTGGAAGAAGCCCACGACCTGTTACCAATCCTGGAATCGCTCCTGCGGACGGCGATCCAAAGCAAAAAAGACGTGACTCAAATCGACAAGGAATTCGAGGAGATTGCCCACCGCGTATTTCTTGCCGGTGGCTTGATGCTGCCCATCGTCAAACTTGCGCGTCGCAAGGCGGAGCGTGAGAAGTCGGTCCAGCGAATTAAGGACGCAGTTACCGAAATCCACTCTACCGGGGTCCAGGTTAAGGACTTAGACATCGGATTGCTCGATTTTCCCTGCGAAGTAGAAGGCGGCACGATTCTGTTGTGCTGGAAGCTTGGCGAGCAAAAAATCACGCACTGGCACAGCACTGAGGAAGGTTACTCTGGGCGCAAGCCTCTGGATGACCGCATTCTGAAGCTGCCGCCAAAACGCCAGCACTGA
- a CDS encoding Ig-like domain-containing protein, producing the protein MLKRSNLPISGLAFLLIFVLVACHGFFVNPVLTSITLKPANPSIAKGATLQFTATGTNDDGSTGNPKNLTWTTSDKTIATVNSSGLAKAVAPGSATITATSGTVSGTATLTVTASALTSINITAPNSVVSLGGTDQFTATGTFADGSSSTITNSVTWNTSNQNVVTINSQGLATASSTTTGTANITATSSSGSITSNTFTITVQ; encoded by the coding sequence ATGCTCAAGCGCAGTAATTTGCCCATTTCGGGATTGGCTTTTCTGCTGATTTTTGTGTTGGTGGCCTGCCACGGGTTTTTCGTAAATCCGGTGCTCACGTCCATTACGCTGAAGCCGGCAAACCCTTCTATTGCTAAGGGAGCCACGCTGCAGTTCACGGCAACTGGAACTAATGACGACGGTAGCACCGGGAACCCAAAGAACCTCACCTGGACAACTTCTGACAAGACCATCGCAACCGTCAACAGTTCAGGATTGGCGAAGGCGGTGGCGCCAGGATCGGCCACCATAACCGCAACCTCAGGGACGGTCAGCGGAACCGCCACCTTGACTGTGACCGCATCAGCCCTCACCAGCATCAATATCACCGCACCCAACTCGGTTGTCTCCTTGGGCGGCACCGATCAATTTACGGCCACGGGCACATTTGCCGATGGTAGTAGCAGCACCATTACCAATTCCGTGACCTGGAATACGAGCAACCAAAACGTGGTGACAATTAATTCACAAGGCTTGGCCACGGCCAGCAGCACCACGACCGGCACGGCCAACATTACGGCCACTTCCTCTTCCGGCTCGATCACCAGTAATACATTTACTATCACCGTGCAATGA
- a CDS encoding ATP-dependent 6-phosphofructokinase — MSEIRTIGISTGGGDAPGLNAVIRAVVKSAFLKYHWKVIGIPDGFDGLINPENAFELTLKHVSGILPRGGTILGTTNRGNPFVYKATEDGKEVTKDVSADVIANARKLGIDAVVVIGGDGSQKIALELAEKGLKVVGVPKTIDNDLSATDITFGFDTALSTATDAVDKIHTTAESHHRIMLVEVMGRDAGWIALGAGVAGGAHVILIPEIAFSVEKIAEYVRRRESYRKMFTIVVVAEGVKLPKDLNPEIAQERRRNPRSGSVGNVIGDAIGRATKKDVRVTVLGHIQRGGTPSAFDRILATRFGVAAVDMIARGEFGRMVCLHQSKVGSVPIAEAIGHLKCVDPNGELVHVARSIGICFGD, encoded by the coding sequence ATGAGCGAAATCCGCACCATCGGGATCTCCACGGGCGGCGGTGATGCTCCTGGCCTCAATGCTGTGATCCGCGCGGTAGTGAAATCCGCTTTTCTGAAATACCACTGGAAAGTTATCGGTATTCCCGACGGTTTTGATGGCCTCATCAACCCGGAGAACGCCTTTGAGCTCACGCTTAAGCACGTCAGTGGGATTCTTCCTCGCGGCGGCACGATTTTGGGGACCACGAATCGAGGTAATCCCTTCGTCTATAAGGCCACTGAGGACGGCAAGGAGGTCACGAAGGATGTCTCGGCGGACGTGATCGCGAACGCACGCAAGCTCGGAATTGACGCGGTAGTTGTGATCGGCGGCGATGGCTCGCAGAAGATTGCGCTCGAGCTCGCCGAAAAGGGCCTGAAGGTTGTAGGCGTCCCGAAAACCATAGACAACGATCTTTCCGCCACCGACATTACCTTCGGCTTCGATACAGCCCTCTCAACCGCAACTGACGCAGTTGACAAAATCCATACCACAGCAGAATCACATCACCGCATCATGCTGGTCGAGGTAATGGGACGCGACGCTGGGTGGATTGCGTTAGGCGCAGGGGTGGCGGGGGGCGCACATGTAATCCTTATTCCTGAAATCGCCTTCAGTGTTGAAAAAATAGCGGAGTATGTACGGCGCCGCGAGAGCTATCGCAAAATGTTCACGATCGTAGTGGTTGCAGAAGGGGTGAAACTGCCGAAGGACCTGAACCCCGAGATTGCACAGGAGCGGCGCCGCAATCCGAGAAGCGGAAGCGTGGGCAACGTCATTGGCGACGCCATTGGGCGCGCAACCAAAAAAGACGTGCGGGTCACCGTCCTGGGGCATATACAGCGCGGTGGAACACCATCAGCCTTTGACCGTATCCTCGCAACCCGATTCGGGGTAGCCGCGGTTGACATGATCGCCCGCGGAGAATTCGGCCGGATGGTGTGCCTGCACCAGTCCAAGGTGGGCAGCGTGCCCATCGCGGAAGCCATTGGACACTTAAAGTGCGTTGACCCTAACGGCGAACTAGTGCACGTAGCGCGGTCCATAGGAATTTGTTTTGGCGATTGA
- a CDS encoding SH3 domain-containing protein: protein MKLVQAYFFRRCSRFSLLSAGLLVFLAILLLMACGRGNASREVAYVTVPQLYLRDQVAATYNKVELVKNGDRLEVLERARRFARVRTEGGKEGWVEQRYLTGQDTFDQLLKLAAEYKSASVQGSGTTRNDTNIHLLPARDADHIYQVKEGEQVQVLKRATSPKPQTALLIPAKHTTGRKLEEKPVMEDWWLVRDTQGHTGWVLSRMIDLNIPIEISQYAEGQRIVGAFQLDEVNDGDKKVPQYVVALSEPKDGMPFDFNQIRVFTWNVKRHRYETAYRERKLSGFLPVNIARENFDKEGNLPLFELHLKDVDGNLVERKYKLNGPIVRRVLTPEEQQSTAAQRRPGRRSRPQP, encoded by the coding sequence GTGAAATTGGTACAGGCATATTTCTTCCGCCGCTGCTCGCGATTTTCGTTGTTGTCCGCGGGACTCCTTGTTTTCTTAGCCATCCTGCTACTGATGGCGTGTGGAAGGGGAAACGCCTCGCGTGAGGTGGCTTACGTCACGGTTCCGCAACTTTATCTACGTGATCAGGTCGCCGCCACCTACAACAAAGTGGAGCTGGTTAAGAATGGTGACCGCTTGGAAGTTCTGGAAAGAGCCCGCCGTTTTGCTCGAGTACGGACCGAAGGCGGCAAAGAAGGCTGGGTCGAGCAGCGTTACCTGACCGGCCAGGATACATTTGACCAGTTGCTAAAACTGGCGGCTGAGTACAAAAGCGCCTCCGTGCAAGGATCTGGGACCACCCGCAACGATACCAACATTCATCTGCTGCCTGCCCGCGATGCGGACCATATTTACCAGGTCAAGGAAGGCGAACAGGTGCAAGTCCTGAAGCGCGCCACCAGTCCTAAACCCCAGACTGCTCTGCTGATTCCGGCGAAGCATACAACCGGAAGAAAGCTGGAGGAAAAGCCAGTGATGGAAGACTGGTGGCTTGTGCGGGACACGCAAGGCCATACCGGTTGGGTGTTGTCCCGGATGATAGATCTCAACATTCCCATCGAAATTTCGCAATACGCGGAGGGTCAACGAATTGTGGGTGCATTTCAGCTGGATGAAGTGAACGATGGCGACAAGAAAGTTCCGCAGTATGTTGTCGCCCTTTCAGAGCCCAAGGATGGTATGCCCTTCGACTTCAACCAAATCCGAGTTTTCACGTGGAACGTGAAGCGTCATCGTTACGAGACCGCCTATCGCGAACGCAAGCTATCTGGTTTTCTCCCCGTCAACATAGCTCGCGAAAACTTTGATAAAGAAGGCAATTTGCCGCTGTTTGAGCTACACCTGAAGGACGTGGACGGCAACCTTGTTGAGCGAAAGTACAAGCTGAATGGACCCATTGTCCGTCGCGTGCTTACCCCTGAAGAGCAGCAATCGACAGCCGCGCAAAGGCGCCCCGGCCGCCGCTCCCGCCCGCAGCCTTAA
- a CDS encoding DUF309 domain-containing protein, which translates to MSVHEDSFRRGLELFNRAEFFDAHEVLEDVWRAAPVAEKKFLQGLIQIAVGLHHHSRGNIAGARSLLLRGNRNLSVYAARHGGIHLAKLRDAITQWSAALENGAALPSYPTIEH; encoded by the coding sequence ATGAGCGTCCATGAAGACAGCTTTCGCCGCGGACTAGAGCTCTTCAATAGAGCGGAGTTTTTTGACGCCCATGAAGTCTTGGAAGATGTGTGGCGGGCAGCGCCAGTGGCGGAAAAGAAATTCTTGCAGGGCCTGATTCAGATCGCCGTCGGGCTACATCATCACTCCCGGGGAAACATCGCCGGTGCACGATCGTTATTACTTCGCGGAAACAGAAATCTCTCGGTGTATGCCGCCCGCCACGGAGGTATTCACCTTGCCAAACTGCGAGACGCTATCACGCAGTGGTCGGCAGCCTTGGAAAACGGCGCTGCCTTACCCTCTTACCCCACAATTGAACATTAG
- the purN gene encoding phosphoribosylglycinamide formyltransferase, producing the protein MKNLGILLSGRGSNFEAIADSVAAGRIHANIAVVISNRPEAPGIEAAGRRGLHTRVVPSKGKTREQHDSEVVAVLKEKKVDLVCLAGYMRLLSPWFVQQFPNRILNIHPSLLPAFPGLEAQKQALEHGSKVSGCTVHFVDEHLDHGTIIVQKTVPVLENDDEHTLSTRILEQEHIAYTEAINIVLEGNYDVIGRRLVRKSPVAAQS; encoded by the coding sequence ATGAAGAACCTCGGCATTCTGCTTTCCGGGCGCGGCTCGAATTTTGAAGCGATCGCCGACTCGGTGGCAGCCGGCAGAATTCACGCCAACATTGCGGTGGTGATCTCCAATCGCCCGGAAGCTCCCGGCATTGAAGCCGCTGGGCGGCGTGGCCTCCATACTCGCGTCGTCCCATCAAAGGGGAAAACACGCGAACAGCATGACTCCGAAGTTGTGGCGGTATTGAAAGAAAAGAAAGTTGATCTGGTGTGTCTGGCGGGCTACATGCGGCTGCTTTCGCCCTGGTTTGTGCAACAGTTCCCTAACCGCATTCTGAATATTCATCCCTCGCTGCTACCTGCCTTCCCTGGGCTGGAAGCCCAAAAGCAGGCACTCGAACACGGTAGCAAAGTGTCTGGATGCACCGTTCACTTCGTTGACGAGCATCTCGACCACGGCACGATCATCGTGCAGAAGACCGTGCCCGTACTAGAGAACGACGACGAGCATACGCTTTCAACCCGCATTCTTGAGCAGGAACATATCGCGTATACCGAAGCCATCAATATCGTCCTTGAAGGAAATTACGATGTGATTGGCCGGCGGCTGGTGCGCAAATCACCCGTGGCAGCACAATCCTGA
- the purM gene encoding phosphoribosylformylglycinamidine cyclo-ligase, with amino-acid sequence MPRNTTPDTSVTYADAGVDIDRANKTKQRIKYLAHKTFSRSVLSDIGSFGGLFALNDKYQQPVLVSSVDGVGTKLKVAFEMNLHHTVGADLVNHCVNDIAVQGAAPLFFLDYLAAGKLEPEIAEKVVGGIADACKANGCALIGGETAEMPGFYPEGEYDLAGFIVGVVERDRILTGKNIQPGDVLLGLPSNGLHTNGYALARKLLFEVAHYSPETFVSDIKNKVGNELMRTHKSYWPVLKKLLDAGLLTGLAHITGGGISENLPRVLPRGTGAVVEMGTWPVLPIFEHLQKLGNIPQNEMMRTFNMGIGMVLVVPHLNFKKVQTLLDRAGEKSYTMGRIIKGDRKVQYS; translated from the coding sequence GTGCCTCGAAATACGACTCCCGATACCAGCGTCACGTACGCCGATGCGGGCGTTGACATTGATCGGGCCAACAAGACCAAGCAACGAATCAAGTATCTTGCCCACAAGACCTTTTCCAGAAGCGTTCTCAGCGACATAGGGAGCTTTGGGGGCCTGTTTGCGCTGAATGACAAGTATCAGCAACCGGTTCTGGTCTCGAGCGTAGATGGGGTCGGCACCAAACTCAAGGTGGCGTTTGAGATGAACCTTCATCACACCGTGGGCGCCGATCTGGTGAACCACTGCGTGAACGACATTGCGGTGCAGGGCGCCGCCCCTCTGTTCTTCCTGGATTATCTGGCTGCCGGCAAATTGGAACCGGAAATTGCCGAAAAGGTCGTGGGAGGTATTGCCGACGCTTGCAAGGCCAATGGCTGTGCCTTGATCGGCGGCGAAACTGCGGAAATGCCGGGATTTTATCCCGAAGGTGAATATGATCTGGCCGGCTTCATCGTCGGAGTAGTTGAACGGGACCGAATCCTCACCGGCAAAAATATTCAACCGGGTGACGTGCTTCTCGGGCTTCCCTCCAACGGACTCCATACCAACGGCTACGCACTGGCCCGAAAGTTGCTGTTCGAGGTGGCGCATTACTCTCCCGAGACCTTTGTGAGCGATATCAAGAACAAGGTCGGTAACGAACTGATGCGCACCCACAAGAGCTATTGGCCCGTGCTTAAAAAATTACTGGATGCCGGACTGCTTACCGGTCTTGCCCACATTACCGGGGGTGGAATTTCTGAGAACTTGCCGCGAGTGCTGCCCAGAGGAACGGGTGCGGTGGTGGAGATGGGTACCTGGCCTGTGCTTCCGATTTTTGAGCACCTGCAAAAGCTGGGAAACATTCCGCAGAACGAGATGATGCGAACCTTCAACATGGGCATCGGTATGGTATTGGTGGTTCCACATCTGAACTTTAAGAAAGTGCAGACCCTACTGGATCGTGCTGGCGAGAAGAGCTACACCATGGGCCGCATCATAAAAGGGGACCGAAAAGTTCAGTACTCCTAG